One stretch of Orcinus orca chromosome 15, mOrcOrc1.1, whole genome shotgun sequence DNA includes these proteins:
- the PRAME gene encoding melanoma antigen preferentially expressed in tumors, with translation MVLMWPMLLEQICLQYSLLSRFFRVGIRAPPKLLELAVQSLLRDEALAIAALEELPAELFPPLFSAAFAGMHSQAVKAMVQAWPFPCLPLGSLMKEHKPHLETFQAAIDGLDVLLAQEVRPRRWKLQVLDLRRNAHQDFWTVCSGTRAGVCSLLEPEVARPVRKRRRVEGARAWSKQTSAPVEVLIDLCLKEGTPDASLSYLLKKVKQRRGSLRLCCQKLRVFSMPMQNIRKILKLVQLDSVQDLEVNCTWKLATLGRFAPHLGQMVNLRRLLLSHIHMTPHAAPGMEERCVSQLTCQFSSLQHLQELYLDSISFLEGRLDQVLRCLKNPLETLSITKCLISEADLMHLSQCPSVSQLKDLSLSGVNLTGISSKPLWVLIEKASATLQDLDLDECGIMDSQFSALLPALSHCSQLTTFSFCGNPISMAVLESLLRHTVGLSKLSLVLYPAPLESYEDVHGTVHLGRLAHLHARLKQVLQELGLPSMVWFSGDPCPHCGDRTFYNPEPILCPCYMAA, from the exons TACTCACTCTTGAGCAGATTCTTCAGGGTGGGCATCCGGGCCCCGCCGAAACTCCTGGAACTGGCCGTCCAGAGCCTGCTGAGGGATGAGGCCTTGGCCATCGCCGCTCTGGAGGAGCTGCCCGCTGAGCTCTTCCCACCCCTGTTCTCCGCGGCCTTTGCCGGGATGCACAGCCAGGCCGTGAAGGCGATGGTGCAGGCCTGGCCCTTCCCCTGCCTCCCGCTGGGGTCCCTGATGAAGGAGCACAAGCCTCACCTGGAGACCTTCCAAGCTGCAATCGACGGCCTGGATGTCCTGCTTGCCCAGGAGGTCCGCCCCAG GCGGTGGAAGCTGCAGGTGCTGGATTTGCGCCGGAACGCCCACCAGGACTTCTGGACCGTGTGTTCCGGCACCAGGGCTGGTGTGTGCTCACTGCTGGAGCCTGAGGTGGCCCGGCCCGTGAGGAAGAGGCGCCGGGTGGAAGGTGCAAGGGCGTGGTCGAAGCAGACCTCGGCCCCCGTGGAGGTGCTCATAGACCTGTGCCTCAAGGAGGGCACCCCCGATGCGTCCCTAAGCTACCTCCTGAAGAAGGTCAAGCAGAGGAGGGGCTCACTCCGCCTGTGCTGTCAGAAGCTGAGGGTCTTCTCCATGCCGATGCAGAACATCAGGAAGATCCTGAAGCTGGTGCAGCTCGACTCTGTCCAGGACCTGGAGGTGAACTGCACCTGGAAGCTGGCCACCCTGGGCAGGTTCGCGCCGCACCTGGGCCAGATGGTCAACCTGCGCCGGCTGCTCCTCTCGCACATCCACATGACACCGCACGCCGCTCCCGGCATGGAGGAGCGTTGCGTCAGCCAGCTCACCTGCCAGTTTTCCAGCCTGCAGCACCTGCAGGAGCTCTACCTGGATTCCATCTCCTTCCTTGAGGGCCGCCTGGACCAGGTGCTCAG gTGTCTGAAGAACCCCCTGGAGACCTTGTCGATTACCAAGTGCCTGATTTCAGAGGCAGACCTGATGCATCTGTCGCAGTGCCCGAGCGTCAGCCAGCTGAAGGATCTGAGCCTTAGCGGGGTCAACCTGACCGGCATAAGCTCCAAGCCCCTCTGGGTCCTGATCGAGAAGGCCTCGGCCACCCTCCAGGACCTGGACCTGGACGAGTGTGGCATCATGGACTCCCAGTTCAGCGCCCTCCTGCCCGCCCTGAGCCACTGCTCCCAGCTCACCACCTTCAGCTTCTGTGGCAACCCCATCTCGATGGCTGTGCTGGAGAGCCTGCTGCGCCACACCGTGGGGCTGAGCAAGCTGAGCCTCGTGCTGTACCCCGCGCCCTTGGAGAGCTACGAGGACGTGCACGGCACCGTCCACCTGGGCCGCCTGGCGCACCTGCACGCCCGGCTCAAGCAGGTGCTGCAGGAGTTGGGGCTTCCCAGTATGGTCTGGTTCAGCGGCGACCCCTGTCCGCACTGTGGCGACAGGACCTTCTACAACCCAGAGCCCATCCTGTGCCCCTGTTACATGGCCGCCTAG